From the genome of Pelodiscus sinensis isolate JC-2024 chromosome 12, ASM4963464v1, whole genome shotgun sequence, one region includes:
- the ZFHX3 gene encoding zinc finger homeobox protein 3 isoform X2, whose protein sequence is MRLGGGQLVSEELMNLGESFTQTNDPSLKLFQCAVCNKFTTDNLDMLGLHMSMERSLPEDEWKAVMGDSYQCKLCRYNTQLKANFQLHCKTDKHVQKYQLVAHIKEGGKANEWRLKCVAIGNPVHLKCNACDYYTNSLEKLRLHTVNSRHEGSLKLYKHLQHHESGLEGESCYYHCVLCNYSTKAKLNLLQHVRSMKHQRSESLRKLQRLQKGLPEEEEDLGQIFTIRKCPAADAEESVEDVEGLNETATEPEEPAKEQECGGDKDQNKWTAPASQADKELTDSPAASKRTSFPSSSEPPLSKWSKALEEAKGEQLYQCPYCKYSNTDVNRLRVHAMTQHSVQPMLRCPLCQDMLNNKIHLQLHLTHLHSVSPDCVEKLIMTVTTPEVMMPSSMFLPAATPDRDGNSNAEEPGKQAETSEESGKSLLSSESVEHCGEVKPVAADHSSAREDSGFLCWKKGCSQLFKSSAALQTHFNEVHAKRPQLPVSDRHVYKYRCNQCSLAFKTIEKLQLHSQYHVIRAATMCCLCQRSFRTFQALKKHLETSHLELSEADIQQLYSGLLVNGDLLAMGDPALADDHTIIVEDEKEEESDLEDKQSPTGSDSGSVQEDSGLEPKRALPFRKGPNFTMEKFLDPSRPYKCTVCKESFTQKNILLVHYNSVSHLHKLKRALQESATGQPEPTSSPDNKPFKCNTCSVAYSQSSTLEIHMRSVLHQTKARAAKLEAASGSSSGGGNSSSSLSLGSSTPSPVSTSSSGTVTTTKPSSTSTAPAPGPLSQGPSESLGGPPASNPLSTSVAEPKDANRKKLADMIASRQQQQQQQQAQTLAQAQAQVQAHLQQELQQQAALLQSQLFNPALLPHFPMTTETLLQLQQQQHLLFPFYIPSAEFQLSPDVSLPVTSGALTLSGTGPSLLEDLKAQVQLPPQSHGQLLQQQPGQLTLSQGHPGHVQQSQPPEKKHKSVVREKEKEAQRENAERGDSSSLSKESLPDNLKPKEKKDFASGTGSEPSLLPPRIASDARGNATKALLENFGFELVIQYNENKQKVQKKTGKAEQGENLEKLECDACGKLFSNILILKSHQEHVHQHYFPFKQLERFAKQYREHYEKLYPLRPQTPEPPPPPPPPPPPLPAAPPQPASTPAIPTSAPSITAPTIAPAQPSVPLAQLSMPMELPIFSPLMMQTMPLQTLPAQLPPQLGPVDPLPADLAQLYQHQLNPSLLQQQQNKRPRTRITDDQLRVLRQYFDINNSPSEEQIKEMADKSGLPQKVIKHWFRNTLFKERQRNKDSPYNFSNPPITSLEELKIDSRPPSPEPQKHEYWGSKRSSRTRFTDYQLRVLQDFFDANAYPKDDEFEQLSNLLNLPTRVIVVWFQNARQKARKNYENQGEGKDGERRELTNDRYIRTSNLNYQCKKCSLVFQRIFDLIKHQKKLCYKDEDEDGQDDSQNEDSMDAMELLTPTSSSCSTPMPSQAYSTPTSAANATSSAFLQLSAEAEDSSMYSSKAEATDEKPKQSEPPSTQPNQTQDKQVQPKQETQQQHQDQGEQKTSSTHQKISPLSSPPLLQQQPPAQAPQCPLPQSSPSPSQLSHLSLKPLHTSTPQQLANLPPQLIPYQCDQCKLAFPSFEHWQEHQQLHFLSAQNQFIHPQFLDRTLDMPFMLFDPSNPLLASQLLSGTLPQIPASSATSPPTPTSTMNTLKRKLEEKASASPGENDSGTGGEEPQRDKRLRTTITPEQLEILYQKYLLDSNPTRKMLDHIAHEVGLKKRVVQVWFQNTRARERKGQFRAVGPAQAHRRCPFCRALFKAKTALEAHIRSRHWHEAKRAGYNLTLSAMLLDCDGGLQMKGDIFDGANFSHLPPTSSDGQGVPLSPASKTMELSPRTLLSPSSIKVEGIEDFESPSISSVNLSFDQTKLDNDDCSSVNTAITDTTTGDEGNADNDSATGIATDHKSTSGPSEGLTKAAMIAMSEYEDRLSSGLVSPAPSFYSKEYDNEGTVDYSETSSLADPCSPSPGASGSAGKSGDSGERPGQKRFRTQMTNLQLKVLKSCFNDYRTPTMLECEVLGNDIGLPKRVVQVWFQNARAKEKKSKLSMAKHFGINQTSYEGPKTECTLCGIKYSARLSVRDHIFSQQHISKVKDTIGSQLDKEKEYFDPATVRQLMAQQELDRIKKANEVLGLAAQQQGMFENSPLQALNLPTAYPALQGIPPALLPGLNSPSLPGFTPSNTALTSPKPNLMGLPSTSVPSPGLPTSGLPNKQSSASLSSPSPAQATVALAPHQPRKEKDGEKMKEKEKAPKGKGDSLPGPKKEKGEAPTATLSAPLPTMEYAVEPAQLQALQAALNSDPAALLTSQFLPYFVPGFSPYYAPQIPGALQSGYLQPMYGMEGLFPYSPALSQALLGLAPSSLLQQYQQYQQSLQEALQQQQQQQQRQVQQQQQQQQQQKVQQQQPKGSQTPVPPGAATPDKDPAKEPPQQEEQKNAPREVSPLLPKPQEEPEAESKGADSLGEPFAAPKAQYKLVCRKCQASFSDQEAASNHLKSLCFFGQSVVNLQEMVLHVPTGSSGKGSSSYQCVACESTECGDEALSQHLESAPHKHRTITRAARNAKEHPSLLPHSACLPDPSTASTSQSAAHSNDSPPASASPHASTKSWPQGVSRAPLGKPPPPPFPPLSSSSTVTSSSCSTSGVQPSMPTDDYSEESDTDLSQKSDGPASPGEGPKDPSCPKDSGLTSVGMDTFRL, encoded by the exons CACCCGCCAGCCAGGCAGACAAGGAGCTCACAGACTCTCCCGCGGCCTCCAAACGCACGTCATTTCCCAGCAGCTCCGAGCCACCCCTCTCTAAATGGTCCAAGGCTTTGGAGGAGGCCAAAGGCGAGCAG CTCTATCAGTGTCCCTACTGCAAGTACAGTAACACCGATGTGAACCGGCTGCGGGTCCATGCCATGACCCAGCACTCTGTGCAGCCCATGCTGCGCTGCCCACTCTGCCAGGACATGCTCAACAACAAGATCCACCTGCAGCTGCACCTCACGCACCTGCACAGCGTGTCGCCCGACTGTGTGGAAAAACTCATCATGACG GTGACCACGCCGGAAGTGATGATGCCCAGCAGTATGTTCCTCCCGGCAGCCACTCCAGATCGAGATGGAAACAGCAACGCTgaggagccagggaagcaggCTG AGACCTCTGAGGAGTCTGGAAAGAGCCTCCTGTCTTCAGAGAGCGTCGAACACTGTGGGGAGGTGAAGCCCGTTGCTGCCGACCACAGCTCTGCCAGAGAGGACTCTGGCTTCCTTTGCTGGAAGAAGGGGTGCAGCCAGCTGTTCAAAAGCTCAGCGGCCCTTCAGACGCACTTCAATGAGGTTCACGCGAAGCGGCCCCAGCTCCCGGTGTCCGACCGCCACGTCTACAAGTACCGTTGCAACCAGTGCAGCCTGGCCTTCAAAACCATCGAGAAGCTGCAGCTTCACTCGCAGTACCATGTCATCAGAGCAGCCACCATGTGCTGCCTCTGCCAGCGCAGTTTCCGAACCTTCCAAGCGCTGAAGAAGCACCTGGAGACGAGCCATCTGGAGCTGAGCGAAGCCGACATTCAGCAGCTGTACAGCGGTCTTTTGGTGAACGGCGACCTCCTGGCTATGGGCGACCCTGCGCTGGCTGACGACCACACGATCATTGTGGAAGATGAGAAAGAGGAAGAGAGCGACCTGGAAGACAAACAGAGCCCTACTGGAAGCGATTCGGGGTCCGTACAAGAAGACTCGGGCTTGGAACCTAAGAGGGCCCTTCCTTTCAGGAAAGGTCCTAACTTCACCATGGAGAAGTTTCTAGACCCCTCTCGCCCCTACAAGTGCACAGTCTGCAAAGAGTCTTTCACGCAGAAGAACATTCTTTTGGTCCATTACAATTCGGTCTCTCATCTGCATAAATTGAAGAGAGCCCTCCAGGAGTCTGCTACGGGGCAGCCGGAGCCGACCAGCAGCCCAGACAACAAGCCCTTTAAGTGCAACACCTGCAGTGTGGCGTACAGCCAGAGCTCCACGCTGGAGATCCACATGCGCTCGGTGCTGCACCAGACGAAGGCGCGCGCCGCAAAGCTGGAAGCCGCCAGCGGCAGCAGCAGTGGAGGCggcaatagcagcagcagcctgtcccTGGGCTCATCCACCCCGAGCCCAGTGAGCACGAGCAGCTCTGGCACTGTCACCACCACCAAGCCCAGCAGCACCAGCACAGCACCAGCCCCTGGCCCCCTCAGCCAAGGGCCCAGCGAGAGCCTGGGCGGGCCACCTGCGAGTAACCCCCTGAGCACCAGCGTGGCCGAGCCGAAGGACGCCAACCGGAAGAAGCTGGCCGACATGATTgcctccaggcagcagcagcagcagcagcagcaggctcagACCTTAGCCCAGGCACAGGCCCAGGTGCAGGCCCACCTCCAGCAAGAGCTGCAGCAGCAAGCCGCCCTCCTGCAGTCTCAGCTCTTCAACCCGGCCCTCTTGCCGCACTTCCCCATGACCACCGAGAccctcctccagctgcagcagcagcagcatcttctcTTCCCCTTCTACATCCCCAGCGCCGAGTTCCAGCTCAGCCCAGACGTTAGCCTGCCTGTGACCAGCGGGGCGCTGACGCTCTCTGGCACCGGGCCCAGCTTGCTGGAAGACTTAAAGGCTCAAGTCCAGCTCCCGCCGCAGAGCCACGGCCAGCTGTTACAGCAGCAGCCCGGGCAGCTCACTCTGTCGCAGGGACACCCTGGCCATGtgcagcagagccagcccccagaGAAGAAACACAAGTCCGTtgtgagggagaaggaaaaggaggcCCAAAGGGAAAACGCAGAGAGGGGCGACAGCAGTTCCTTGTCCAAGGAGTCTCTGCCAGACAACTTAAAGCCCAAAGAGAAGAAAGACTTTGCTTCGGGCACTGGTTCAGAGCCCTCCCTGCTCCCGCCACGGATCGCATCGGATGCAAGGGGCAATGCCACAAAAGCCTTGCTGGAAAACTTTGGCTTTGAGCTGGTTATTCAGTACAATGAGAACAAGCAGAAGGTGCAAAAGAAAACTGGGAAGGCAGAACAGGGCGAGAACTTGGAAAAGCTTGAATGTGACGCGTGTGGCAAGCTTTTCTCGAACATCCTCATCCTGAAGAGTCACCAAGAGCATGTTCATCAACACTACTTTCCCTTCAAGCAGCTGGAGAGGTTTGCCAAACAGTACAGGGAGCACTATGAGAAACTGTATCCCTTGAGACCTCAGACTCCAGAGCCACCACcgcctccacctcctccccctcctcccctccctgcagcacctccGCAGCCTGCTTCCACACCCGCCAttcccacttctgcaccctctaTTACTGCTCCTACCATCGCACCAGCCCAGCCATCCGTGCCACTCGCCCAGCTCTCTATGCCCATGGAGCTGCCCATCTTCTCACCCCTTATGATGCAAACTATGCCACTGCAAACATTACCTGCTCAGTTACCGCCTCAGCTGGGGCCTGTAGACCCTCTGCCGGCAGACCTGGCTCAGCTGTACCAACATCAGCTCAACCCCAGccttctccagcagcagcagaacaagaGGCCACGTACTCGGATCACAGATGACCAGCTCAGAGTTCTTCGGCAGTATTTTGATATTAACAACTCTCCCAGTGAGGAACAGATCAAAGAGATGGCAGACAAGTCTGGGCTGCCACAGAAAGTGATCAAACACTGGTTTAGAAACACTCTGTTCAAAGAACGCCAGCGCAACAAGGATTCCCCATACAACTTTAGCAACCCTCCAATTACCAGCCTGGAAGAACTGAAGATAGATTCACGGCCTCCCTCTCCAGAGCCTCAGAAGCACGAATACTGGGGAAGCAAGAGGTCCTCGAGGACGCGGTTCACTGATTACCAGCTCAGAGTCCTGCAGGACTTTTTTGATGCGAATGCTTATCCAAAGGATGATGAATTTGAACAACTTTCGAATTTGCTGAACCTCCCTACTCGTGTTATTGTGGTGTGGTTCCAGAACGCCCGCCAGAAAGCAAGGAAGAACTATGAGAACCAAGGGGAAGGCAAAGACGGGGAGCGGCGGGAGCTCACAAATGACAGGTACATCCGAACGAGCAACTTGAATTACCAGTGCAAGAAATGTAGTCTAGTCTTTCAGCGCATTTTTGATCTTATTAAACACCAGAAAAAGCTTTGCTACAAGGACGAGGACGAGGATGGACAGGACGATAGCCAGAACGAAGACTCTATGGATGCGATGGAGCTGTTGACACCAACCAGTTCCTCCTGCAGCACACCAATGCCCTCTCAAGCTTACAGCACCCCCACATCTGCAGCTAATGCAACCTCTTCAGCCTTCTTGCAGCTCAGTGCTGAGGCAGAGGACTCCTCCATGTATAGTTCTAAAGCAGAAGCTACTGATGAGAAACCAAAGCAATCTGAACCTCCAAGTACACAGCCAAACCAAACTCAAGACAAGCAAGTGCAACCAAAGCAAGAGACTCAGCAGCAGCATCAAGACCAAGGAGAACAGAAGACAAGTTCAACACACCAAAAGATCTCACCGTTGTCGTCCCCACCCTTGTTACAACAACAGCCTCCGGCACAGGCACCCCAGTGTCCTTTGCCACAATCAAGCCCAAGTCCATCTCAACTCTCACATCTTTCCCTCAAGCCCCTTCACACATCCACCCCGCAACAACTGGCAAACCTACCTCCTCAATTAATCCCGTACCAGTGTGACCAGTGCAAACTGGCGTTTCCCTCCTTTGAGCATTGGCAGGAGCACCAGCAGCTCCATTTTCTGAGTGCACAAAACCAGTTCATCCATCCGCAGTTTCTGGACAGGACATTAGATATGCCTTTCATGCTTTTCGACCCCAGTAATCCACTACTTGCTAGCCAGCTGCTATCTGGGACTCTACCTCAGATTCCAGCAAGCTCAGCCACTTCACCCCCAACCCCCACGTCCACCATGAACACGCTGAAGAGAAAGCTGGAGGAAAAGGCCAGTGCAAGCCCTGGGGAAAACGACAGTGGGACTGGTGGAGAAGAGCCTCAGAGAGACAAGCGTCTGAGGACAACGATTACCCCGGAGCAGCTGGAAATTCTGTACCAGAAGTACCTGCTCGACTCTAACCCAACCCGGAAGATGTTGGACCACATTGCGCATGAGGTGGGCTTGAAGAAGCGTGTTGTGCAGGTTTGGTTTCAGAACACTCGAGCGCGGGAAAGAAAGGGGCAGTTTAGAGCTGTGGGGCCGGCCCAAGCCCATAGGCGGTGTCCTTTCTGCAGAGCTCTCTTTAAAGCAAAGACAGCCCTGGAAGCTCATATTCGATCCCGGCACTGGCACGAGGCTAAGAGAGCTGGGTACAACTTGACTTTGTCTGCTATGCTCTTGGACTGTGATGGAGGACTCCAAATGAAAGGGGACATCTTTGATGGAGCAAACTTTTCCCACTTGCCACCAACCAGTAGTGATGGTCAGGGGGTTCCTCTCTCACCAGCAAGCAAAACCATGGAGCTCTCCCCTCGAACTCTACTTAGTCCGTCCTCCATTAAAGTGGAAGGAATAGAAGACTTTGAAAGCCCCTCCATATCCTCGGTGAATCTGAGTTTTGACCAAACAAAGTTGGACAATGATGACTGTTCTTCTGTCAACACTGCAATCACAGACACTACAACGGGAGATGAAGGCAATGCGGACAACGATAGTGCCACGGGGATTGCAACCGACCACAAGTCGACCTCGGGACCTAGTGAGGGCCTGACAAAGGCTGCCATGATTGCAATGTCTGAGTATGAAGATCGGTTGTCTTCTGGCCttgtcagccctgcccccagcttttACAGTAAAGAGTATGACAACGAGGGAACTGTGGACTATAGCGAGACCTCCAGCCTTGCAGACCCCTGCTcgcccagccctggggccagtgGCTCAGCAGGCAAGTCTGGAGACAGTGGGGAGCGGCCAGGGCAGAAACGTTTTCGCACTCAGATGACTAATCTCCAGCTAAAAGTCCTAAAGTCCTGCTTTAACGACTACAGGACGCCCACCATGCTGGAGTGTGAGGTCCTGGGTAATGACATTGGACTGCCAAAGAGAGTTGTTCAGGTCTGGTTCCAGAATGCTAGGGCAAAGGAGAAGAAGTCCAAGCTAAGCATGGCCAAGCATTTTGGTATAAACCAAACAAGTTATGAGGGACCCAAAACAGAGTGCACTTTGTGTGGCATCAAGTACAGCGCTCGGCTGTCTGTACGTGACCATATCTTCTCTCAACAGCATATCTCCAAAGTTAAAGACACCATTGGGAGCCAGCTGGACAAGGAGAAGGAGTACTTTGACCCAGCTACTGTACGTCAGTTGATGGCTCAGCAGGAGTTGGACCGGATCAAAAAAGCCAATGAGGTTCTTGGTCTGGCAGCTCAGCAGCAGGGCATGTTTGAGAATTCCCCTCTACAAGCTCTTAACCTTCCCACTGCGTACCCAGCACTACAGGGCatccctccagccctgctcccaggcctcAACAGCCCATCCTTGCCAGGCTTCACTCCATCCAACACAG CTTTAACTTCTCCAAAGCCCAACCTGATGGGTCTGCCCAGCACAAGCGTCCCCTCGCCTGGCCTCCCCACCTCCGGATTACCAAATAAGCAGTCCTCCGCCTCGCTCAGCTCCCCGAGCCCAGCACAAGCCACGGTGGCCCTGGCCCCCCACCAGCCGCGCAAGGAGAAGGACGGTGAGAAGATGAAAGAGAAGGAGAAGGCGCCCAAAGGGAAGGGGGATTCCCTGCCGGGGCCCAAGAAGGAGAAGGGAGAGGCCCCCACGGCGACGctctcagcccccctgcccaccaTGGAGTACGCGGTGGAGCCGGCCCAGCTCCAGGCGCTGCAGGCTGCCTTGAATTCAGACCCAGCAGCCTTGCTCACAAGCCAGTTCCTCCCCTACTTTGTCCCCGGCTTCTCCCCCTACTACGCCCCTCAGATCCCCGGGGCCTTGCAGAGCGGGTACCTGCAGCCCATGTACGGCATGGAAGGCCTGTTCCCCTACAGCCCGGCCCTGTCCCAGGCTCTGCTAGGCCTGGCCCCTAGCTCCTTGCTGCAGCAGTACCAGCAATATCAGCAGAGtctgcaggaggcgctgcagcagcagcagcagcagcagcagcggcaagtgcagcagcagcagcagcagcagcagcagcagaaggtgcAGCAGCAACAGCCCAAAGGAAGCCAAACTCCAGTCCCCCCGGGGGCTGCTACCCCAGACAAAGACCCTGCCAAAGAACCCCCCCAGCAAGAAGAGCAGAAAAATGCCCCCCGTGAGgtgtcccccctcctgcccaaaccccaAGAAGAGCCCGAAGCAGAAAGCAAAGGTGCAGACTCCCTGGGCGAGCCCTTCGCTGCTCCAAAGGCGCAGTACAAGCTGGTCTGCCGCAAGTGCCAAGCCAGCTTCAGCGACCAGGAGGCGGCCAGCAACCACCTGAAGTCCCTCTGCTTCTTCGGCCAGTCTGTGGTGAACCTGCAAGAGATGGTGCTTCATGTGCCCACTGGCAGCAGCGGCAAGGGCAGCAGCTCGTACCAGTGCGTGGCGTGCGAGAGCACAGAGTGTGGGGACGAAGCCCTGAGTCAGCATCTCGAGTCAGCCCCTCACAAACACCGAACAATCACAAGAGCAGCAAGAAACGCCAAAGAGCACCCCAGTCTATTACCTCACTCTGCCTGCCTCCCCGACCCTAGCACCGCATCTACCTCGCAGTCTGCCGCTCACTCAAACGACAGCCCCCCCGCCTCGGCTTCCCCCCACGCCTCCACAAAGTCCTGGCCTCAAGGGGTCTCCCGGGCTCCTCTTGGGAagccgcctcctcctcctttccctcctctctcctcatCGTCAACGGTTACCTCAAGTTCATGCAGCACCTCAGGGGTTCAGCCCTCGATGCCAACAGACGACTATTCGGAGGAGTCTGACACGGATCTTAGCCAAAAGTCAGATGGACCGGctagcccgggggaggggcctaAGGACCCCAGCTGCCCGAAGGACAGTGGTCTAACTAGTGTAGGAATGGACACCTTCAGATTGTAA